A single window of Ananas comosus cultivar F153 linkage group 19, ASM154086v1, whole genome shotgun sequence DNA harbors:
- the LOC109725104 gene encoding uncharacterized protein LOC109725104, with protein MAAACNLLHLSFPRTPPSPASPLRPSRPNELPLPFPSRRPFSLSLSSTSFSNLPGPFHVDPAPPRAGYNVQVVVGEDEPEEVLLRRFRREVSKAGVIQECKRRRFFENKQEERKRKAREAGRRNRRRRLASGPRFPSSSAADSEAASKRASDDLDDNWDLPEGNLPY; from the exons ATGGCCGCGGCCTGCAACCTCCTCCACCTCTCCTTCCCGAGGACCCCTCCCTCTCCCGCTTCTCCCCTCCGCCCCTCTCGGCCCAACGAGCTCCCCCTCCCTTTCCCCTCTCGCCGCCCCTTCTCGCTTTCGCTCTCCTCCACCTCCTTCTCCAACCTACCCGGCCCTTTCCATGTCGACCCCGCGCCCCCCCGCGCGGGGTACAACGTGCAGGTCGTGGTGGGCGAGGACGAGCCCGAGGAGGTGCTGCTGCGGCGCTTCCGAAGGGAGGTCTCCAAGGCTGGGGTCATCCAGGAGTGCAAGCGCCGCAGGTTCTTCGAGAACAAGCAGGAGGAGCGCAAGCGCAAGGCCCGCGAGGCCGGCCGCAGGAACCGCCGCAG GCGATTAGCGTCAGGACCAAGGTTTCCATCTTCATCAGCTGCTGATAGTGAAGCTGCTTCCAAAAGGGCTAGCGATGACTTAGATGACAACTGGGATCTGCCAGAAGGCAATCTTCCTTATTGA